CTATCATGCCAAGGCCAGTCGCGCCGTTCGTGGCGTAGGTGTTCTGAGTCAGCAACACAAGCGTCTCGTCGAACCAGTGGACGCCCGCACCCAGCATCTGCATCGACATTCCGGGGAACGTACTCAGTACGAGCAAGACGTACGTGAGGACGGTGACGACTGCGACTGCGGCGACTCGCCGTCCAGTCTCGAACGGATAGGACAGCGCGTCTCGCAGTTGGCGTCCTAACCGCGAAGCTGTGTCGGTCGTGGTCATGCGTTTCGAACTTTCTCGATGGCACTCTGGAATCGCTCGTAGGGCTGTGCGCCGACTATCTTCCCGGCCTTGTCCGACTTCGGATTGTAGAGGACGAACCCTGGGGTCGCGGAAATCCCGCTCTTTCGTGCGGTCTGTACGTCGGCGTCGATTTCCGAACTCGCCCACTGTCTGTTCTCTCGCAGGCACTTTCGAAGCCGGTCGAGTTTCACGCCGTTTACCTTCCGCGTGATAGCGTAAAGATTTTCCTTGGAGGCCCACCCAGAGTTCGGCTTCTTCTGGGCGTCGAAGACGGCGGCGTGCCACCGTTTGTACGCGGCGGGGTTCGACTCTCGAACCTGTCGCCAGACGCACTTGGACATCCGCGCGGCGGTCGTAGACGCGTCGCCGATGTTCGGGAATTCGAGGAAGACGAGGCGGACCTCTCCACTGCGAACTTCGTTCTCCGTCAACTTCGGGAGGGCGTTCTGTTCGAATTTCTCGCAGAACGGACACTGGAAGTCGCTCCAGTAGTAGATGTCGACGGGCGCGTCTTTCGCCCCCATCACGGGGTTGGCCTGCATCTGAACACCGTAGTTCGTCGTGCCGTCCGTCGCGTACAGCAGGGAGTCTCCAGCGTTGCCCGCACCACCGGTCGTCGCGGTCCCACTTGCTTGCGTCCTCGCGACCGTCGTGGTCGCGGGTCCGGCCTCGGAGTTCGTCGTTTCCTGACTGGGTGACCCCGTGAGGCTCGAACAGCCAGCGAGTCCAGCGAGGGCGGCGGCGGTTCCACTCAGCATCGTCCGTCTAGTCGTCTGTCCGGTCATGGTTGTCGGGCGGCCCGGATACGGCCACAACCGGGAGTGAATCGACACGGCCACTTAACCCCGGATGGGCAGTCTCAGCGCGTGAAGTAGCCCGGTAGGTTTTAAAATCCGCGACGGGAAACAGGGAACGTGAGTGAGGACTGCACTTCCGCGGACCTGTTGGGCCTACTCGACGACGAGTGTGCGCGGACTATCCTCACCAAAACGAGCCGTGAACCGATGTCTGCACAGACACTCGACGCGGAGTGTGAGGCCTCCCGGCCAACCATCTACCGCCGACTCAACGACCTACTCGATTGCGACCTCGTGGAGAAACGTACCGAACCAGCACCCGACGGCAACCACTACGCCCGCTACGCGGCGACCGTCGAACGAATCGAAGTGTTCGTCGAAGAGAACGGCATCGAGGTCGAACTCGGCGACGACGAGGGCCACGCCGCCGACCGCTTCACGGACGTGTGGCACGGAATTCGGGGTGAGGAGTGATGGAAGGCATGCTCTTCGTCGGTAAACTCTTGACCATGGGACTCGGCCTCCTCATCGCGCTACGGGGCTTTCAGGGGTATCGCCGCAACGAGAGCGAACCGATGCTGTTCGTCGGCGTCGGGTTCGTCTTCCTCACCTTCGGCGGTATCATGGGCTGTTCGTTCATCCGAGCCTCGGGGATGGCACCGGGAACGCTCGGCGTCGTCCAGACCGGTCTCGTCGCCACCGGCATGGGGTTCGTCCTCTACTCACTGTACGGGTAGCGAACCTACGTGACTGCTCCGACTTCCACTCAGTCCTCCTCGCCGCGCGCTTTCTTGAACATCTCGATGGCTTGCTCGCGGCGCTCGCTGTGGTCTACGATTGGTGCGGAATACTCCGGCGCGAGTTCCTCGCGTCGGTCGTCGCTCAGTTCGGTCCATTCGTGAATCTCGTCGGCCGGAACGCTCTCTAGTTCGGGAACGAACTTCCGGATGTACTCGGCGTCTTCGTCGTAGCGTTCGCCCTGCGTCGTGGGATTGAAGATGCGGAAGTACGGTTGGGCGTCGGTTCCCGTCGAGGCGGCCCACTGCCAGCCACCGTTGTCGTTGCCGGTGTCGTGGTCGGCCAGTTTCTCGCGGAACCAATCGTAGCCCGCGCGCCAGTCGAGCATCAGGTCCTTCGTGAGGAAGGAGGCAACTATCATCCGTAGGCGGTTGTGCATGTACGCTTCCTGTCTGAGTTGGCGCATTCCGGCATCGACGATTGGATACCCAGTCTCGCCGTCTTTCCACGCCTGAAGCGCCTCAGAATCGTCACGCCATTCGATGGGATTCTCGTAGCCCTTGTAGTTGTTCGACACTACGTCCGGCCGGGCCGACAGCACGTGCGCGTAGAACTCTCGCCACGCGAGTTGCGACTGGAACTCCCGAACGGAGGCGGCTTCGCTCTCCTCGTCGTCCGGGTCGCCGTCGGCCTTCGACATCGCGCTCTCAGTCGCTTCCCAGACCTCTCGAATACCGATGGTGCCCCACTTGAGATGGGCCGAGAGCCGAGAAGTCGCGTTCCGCGTCGGATAGTCGCGGTCTTCCTCGTAGCGGAAGACGGCGTCGTCGCAGAACTCGGCAAGTAGTTCGCGCGCCTCGTCGGTTCCAGCAGGAGGCACGTCTGCGTCTGGCTCTTCGAAGCCGAGTTCTGAGAGCGTCGGGAGTTTCCCGACCGCTCCCGACACTTCGGCGATTCGTCCGGCGTCTGGCACGTCAAGGGCGTCGTCTTTTCCCCGGTCGCGCCACTTCTTCCAGAAGTAGGTGTAGACGGAGTAGTGTTCGCCCTCGTTCGTCCGAATCGTGCCAGGTTCGTGGAGCAGTTCGTCGTGGTAGGCGGCCCGCGAAACCGCGGCTTCGTCGAGCGAAAGTCTCACCTCAGAGTCGCGTTGGCGGGCGATACCGGAGTAGTCCCGGTTCCAGTAGATAGCGTCTGCGTCGTACTTGTCGGCGAGTCGCGGCAGTTCCTCGCGTGGGTCACCGTGCGCGACAACCAAGTCGCCGCCGAGTTCGCGGTACGACTCCCGGAGAGCTTCGAGCGCGTCGAGCATGAACGCGACTCGGGACGGCGACCCGTGCCTCAAAATTTCGGGGTCGAAGACGAACACCGGAAGAATCTGGTCGTCTCCGGCGGCCAGCGCACGGTTGTCGGCGACTCGGAGGTCCCGACGATGCCAGTGAAGATGCACGGAAGAATCTTCGGCGTAGACGAACGTCAAACGACCGGCTTACTCTGGCAGTTCGAGGACGACTTCGGTCGCCTCAAAATCCTCGACGAAGGCGTTCTGTCCGCCGATAGTGTACGTCCCAGACCGCGTCTCGACGACGAGCGCGTTCTCGACGGGGAACGAGTTGTTGATAGGTCTGACCAGTCCCTGACGAACCTCGACGACACGTCCGTCGAGTTCACCCGACTCCTCTCCGGGGGTGATTTTCTGCCCGCGGACGGTCGCACGAAGTTCGGTGCCGGATCGCAAGTGGAGCGTCGCCTGTAGCACGGCGTGGCGGAAGTCGGTGTACGACCCGAGTGAGTCGCTGGGGGTCGTGACGTAGACCTCCTCGGCGCTCGGCCAGTAGTTGCCGAAGAACGACCCGATGATGACGGGAGCGAGGTACTCTTGGGTGAACGCGATGGCCCGCTCGCCCGACCCCGACCGAGAACTCATCTCTGTCGGCGCGAGGAGACTCGACACGCGGTCTGCGACAACCATCGTCGGCATTGGTTCACGCCACATGCGAGCGACGCTGGCCAACCCGTCGAGGTCGGGGTGGTCCGCCGGGTCGCTGCCGGGGAGTATCAGCACCACGAGGACGCCGCGGTCGATGGCGGCCCGGAGTTCGTCGGCCACGTCGGCGAGGAGGGCGTGCGGAATCGAGGCGATTATCTCCTCGTCGGCCTCGCTCACGAGGTCCCTGACCCGCTTCTCGACGGTGACGTAGGACTTGATTATCTCGAAGCCCTCGGACTGGGGCGCGGTCTGGGAGTAGCGAGACTCCAACTCGGGCCGCATCGCTTCGAGGTTCCGAGAGAGCGTGTCGATGACCTCCGCTGGTGGGTTCGCCCGGATAGTCGTCGGCACCGCGTGGTCGTTCACCGAGACGAAGCCTCGTTCTTCGAGCTTCTCGCTGATGCTGTAGACGTAGCGTTTCGACACACCTGCGTCGTCGGCGATGGTACTCGCCTTCGCCTCTCCGTGTTCGAGTATCGTCAGGTAGGTGTCGGTCTCCTTGTCCGAAAGCCCGAACTGGCGGAGTTCGTCGGCCAGTGGGGAGTCGCTCATACTGCCTTCTTCTAGAGGAATCCACTTACCTTACTCGGTCGGTGCAAGGAAGAGTATCCGAATTTCTCTCCGCTTCGTTCCGAGAACCTCGCTACTCGCTACCCCTCCAAAACGACAACGTCCTCCACGAGCACTTCTTCGCCGTCGTTCACGTCCTCGCCGGTCAGCAGGTCCGTCGTGTCGGCCACGTCAACGTCTACTGCTCGCGGTTCCGCGTCGAAGTTCAACACGACCACGAGTCGTTCGTCCTCGTCCTCGCGGGCGTACGCCGTCACGCCGTCGCTGTCGGCGTCGTACGCGACCGGTTCGACGCCCTCCGCACGGAGCGCGGGATGCTCGTTGCGGGCGTGGACGAGTCGGCGGTGGAACTCGGTGAGGTCGGCGTCGCCGTCGTGCCAGCGCATCGTGCCGCGGTACTCCTTCATGCCGCGCTCCTGTCCGTAGTAAATCATCGGAACGCCGGGCATCGTCAGGGTCGCGGCGGCGGCCGCGCGGAGCGCGTCCTCGCCACACTCGCCGACGTAGCGGTCTTCGTCGTGGTTCTCGACGTATCGCAGGTGGAGCGCCGAGTCGGGGAACCCGTGTCGCTTGGCGTCTTCGAGCGCGTCGAAGACGGCGTCGGCGGGTCGCTCGCCCTGTCCGATTTCCCGGAGCGTACCGTACAGCGTCGTGTCGTAGTGTACGTCGAACTCGTTCTCGTGGAAGTCGGGGTCGCGCGGGATGGTCTCGTCCATCAGCAAGAAGTCGTCGCCTTCGTCGTCGCTAACTCGCTCCCGAACTTCCTTCCAGAAGCCGTGCGGGACGCCCCACGCCACGTCACAGCGGAACCCGTCCACGACCGAAGCCCACTCCTCGACTACGTTTAGCATCCACTGACGAACCGCCAGCGAGTCGTAGTTCACGTTCGGAATGCGCGTCCAGTTGAAGTAGTAGCCCGGCGCGTTCTCGCCCGCCCAGTCCACGTCCGAGGTCTCCTTCTCGGCGGGTTTCTGCTCGTAGTGGTCGGCGTACGACTCGACGCCCGCTCTGTGCATCTGGAAGGCTGGATGGTCGCGGGAGGTGTGGTTGATGACGAGGTCGAAGACCACCCGGATGTCGGCGTCGTGGCACCGTTCGACCAGCGACAGGAACTCCTCGCGCGTGCCGAGGTCCGTCGCGGTGTCGAAGAAGTCAGTGATGTGATAGCCGTGCTTGGTCGGACTTTCGAGAACCGGCGTCAGCCAGACCACGTCCACGCCGAGCGATTCGAGGTACTCGACGCGCCGCTCTATCTCTTCGAAGGTCGTCTCGACCGTCTCACCCGCGAACGAACGAACGAAGATTTCGTACATCGTCGCGTCTTCGGCCCACTCCGGCGGGTCGTTCGGTCGCGTGACGGCCACGTCGCTCCCAGACGTTTCGAGCAGTACCGTGTCACCGACACTGTGTCGCTCAGCGAACGAAACCGCGTGAACCCGCGCGAGCGAGGGGAGCGAGTCGATAGGCGCGCGCAGTTTATTGGCCTCAATGCTGACGGCGTCTGCCGAGAGGTCGTCGCGGTCGTCCAGATAAAATTCGACGTTCGGCGCGTCACCGCTCGGTGCGGCCGCTTCCGTCGCGGTCACGACTACCTCGTCGCCTTCGACTGTGGCATCCAACTCCACGCGGGGACGACCGGGCCCCTCGACGGTCGCATCGACAGTGGTCGAGAGTTCGAAGTCGTCGTTGACGACGAAGATGGCTTCGTGGTCGCCCGGCGGGAGGTCGAACTCCGCGACGTAACCGCCGTCTTGGCGCGCGGGTCGGTCACGCCCGAGCGTGTAGTCGTTGAACGGCGCGGCGACCGAAATCTTCTCGACCTCGTCTTGGGGAATCGGTAACTCCGAGTCGGAGAGTTCGAACCGAACGGTCGTCCGCGGGTCAGGAAAGGCGCGCACGGTCTGGGAGTGCGTCCCGTCGGGTGCGTCGAGTTCGAGTCGATAGACGCCCGGTTCGTCGGGGGCGAACTGGACGACCGGACCGTCACCGACCGATGCGGTGCTGTCTGTCGGGCGGTCGCCGACCGACCATCGGAACGTCGCGTCCGTCGTCGGATTACGGGGGGCGAGTTCGACCGTCTCCCCGACGTGCGTGAACCGCGGCGGGCCGGGATGGTGCGTTGGCATATTCGTGGCAAGTTAATCGAGTTGCTTCACTGTTGCGCTATCGGAAAATGTGTGAACTACAATTTCACCAAATATTATTACGGCCGATTCTCATTACTGATTCGAATGACGCTCCGCGATGCCCTCGACGACTACAAGCTCGATGACGCCGAGTCGCCGATTTTTCCCGGCGAGCGGCGTTCTACGTCTGGCTGCTTCTCCGGGCGCGACGGCCGACTCGTCCACGTCGCCCGGGACGGGTCGCTCAGAGACTACGGCTACCCGCTCACCGGCCTGAACGGACTCGTCCGTTCTCGGTTCGGGGTCCGACTCGGCGACGACGTTACGTGGTTCGACGACTGTCCGACTCGCTCGCAACGCTATCACGACGACACTGCGCTCGTCGTGACCGAACACACGGTTCCGACAGATTGCGCCGACACCCTCGCCACTGGCGACCAGCGCGTCGTGACCCAGTACGACCTCACGGTCGGCGACGGCCACGTGACCCACTTCGAAGTCGGTGACGACGCCGAACTCGTCGCGTTCCTCGGGTTCGCGCCCGAAGCGCGCGAGACGCGAATCGGGCAACTCAGCCACGAGGGCGCAGTCGAACTGTTCCACGCCGACGAACACGACTTCGTCGGCAGTGACGCAGACGGGGCGGAGTTCTGCGGCGAAGTCCCCGCGAGCTTCGAAGAACTCCTCTCCGAGGAACCGGTCGAGTTCCCCCGGAACGCGACGGGCGGCCGGTACGAGGAGAGTCAACTCAGTGGGAATCTCGTCTGCAACCTTCCCGCGGCAGACGGAACGACGACGCTCGTCACGCTCTTGACCGACCGCGACGACCGGTCTCGGAGCGAGGCACTGACTCGCGTCGCCGAACTGACGGAGACTCACTCGACGGTTTCCGACCTCGAACGTACTGCCGAGGCCCAGACACCCGACGTAATCGACGCGTCGGTACCGTACGAAGCGGCCGCGACGGCCGACCTCCGAGTGCTCGACCTGCTCTCGGCGGAGACTGGTCTCCGCATGGCCGCGCCCGACTTCGACCCATTCTACGCGTACTCCGGCGGGTACGGCTACACGTGGTTCCGAGACGACGCCGAAATCTCGGCGTTCTGCTTCGAGGCCGACCAGCGATTCGACCTCGAACTCGACGACCGCCACGCGAAGGTCGCGAAGATGTACTGCGAGATTCAGCGGTCGGACGGCACGTGGCCCCACCGCGTCTGGCCCCGAGACGGGACGCTCGCCCCCGGTTGGGCGAACGGCCGCCTCGAAGCGGGCGACGACCTCGACTATCAGGCGGACCAGACCGCCAGCGTCGTCACGTTCCTCGGCACGTACTTCCCCGCCGTCGAGGACGAGAATCTCGGTTCACGAATCAGGCGCGCACTCGACCGGGCGATGGACGGACTCGACGACACGCTCGCCGACGACGGGCGTCCAATCGCCTGCCAGAACGCGTGGGAGGACATGAACGGTCGGTTCACGCACACCGCCGCGACGTTCCTCGAAGCCTACGCGACGCTGGCACAGCACGGACCGAGTGCCGCCGTCCGCGAACGCGCGGGAGAGCGAGCAGAGCGCGTCTACGACGCACTCGATGACCTCTGGGTACCCGAACGCGGCATCTACGCACTCCGAGAAACCGACGGCGAACTCGACGACAGATGCGACTCTGCGACGTTCGCACTCGCCAGCGCTCACCGTGCGTACGCCGAGTACGGCGAACTCGACGACCAGCGAGTCGAACGCCTCTGTTCGCACGTCCGCACAGTCGCCAACGCACTCGACCGCAACGTCGGCACCGTGCGGGGACTGGTCCGCTACGAGGGCGACGACTGGCGACAGAACGGACAGGACGGCGAGAAAATCTGGACCGTCTCGACCGCGTGGGGTGCGAACGCGGCGGCGAACGTGGCAGTGATTCTCGCCGACCGCGACGACGACGCCGCAGAGTTCGAGACGCTCGCCCGAGACCTGCTCTCGCTGGTTCTTCCCGGTGGCGACCTCTGTGAATCGAGTAGCTATCTGCCAGAGCAGTTCTTCGACGACGGCACGCCGGACAGCGCGACGCCGCTCGGGTGGCCCCACGCGCTTCGATTGGCGACCGTCGCGCTGCTGGAGGAGTACGAGATGTTGCAGACGCCCGTCACCGAGAAGCAGTAGTTCGAACGGTCGTTCGAAATCTCAGTTCAACGCCGCCGCTTGTTTTTCCCGCTCGGACAGCGAGTCGCCGGTCTCCGCGTCGAACAGATGCACGTCCGATTCGGCGAAGTCTACGACCACCGAGTCGCCGGGAGCGGGTTCGGTGTCGGAGTCCACCCGTGCCACGAAGTCCGGGCCGAGGTCGAGATAGAGGTAGTTGTCGCTCCCGATTGGCTCGACGACTTCCACGTTCGCGCGCAGGTCGCCGTTCTGGGCGACAGTCACGTCTTCCGGCCGGATGCCGAATCTGACGCGGTCGGGTTCCGCTTGGCGCAGGTCGTCTCCGAGCGCACCCGTGAGGCTGTACTCGAATCCGTCGTCGTTCACCAGCGTCACCTCGCTTCCCAACTCGACGACTTCGGCGTCGATGAAGTTCATGCTGGGCGACCCCACGAAGCCACCGACGAACTCGTTGACCGGTTCGTCGTACACGTCGGTCGGGTCGCCGACCTGCTGGAGTTGCCCGTCGTTGAGGATGACGATGCGGTCGCCCATCGTCATCGCCTCCTCTTGGTCGTGGGTGACGTAGATAGCCGTGATGCCGAGTTCGTTCTGGATGCGCTGAATCTCGGTCCGCATCGTCGTCCTGAGCTTCGCGTCGAGGTTGCTCAGTGGTTCGTCGAAGAGGAACACGTCGGGTTCGCGGACGATGGCGCGGCCGAGCGCCACGCGCTGTTTCTGCCCGCCGGACAGTTCGTCGGGCTTGTCGTCGAGCAAGTCTTCGATGCCCATCATCTCCGCGGCATCTAACACTTTCTCCGCTCGTTCGTCCTTCGTGAGGTCGGTACTCATCCGGAGGCCGAACGCCATGTTCTGTTCGACCGTCTTGTGGGGGTAGAGTGCGTAGTTCTGGAACACCATCGCTACGTCGCGCTTGCGGGCGTGAACGTCCGTAACGTCCTGCCCGTCGATGTAGACGCGTCCCGAGGTCGGCGTTTCGAGTCCGGCCAACATGCGGAGCGTCGTGGACTTCCCGCATCCCGATGGGCCGACGACGGTGACGAACTCGCCGTCGTCGATTTCGACCGAGACGTCGTCTACGGCGACGATTCTGCTGTTGTCGAACTCTTTTCTGAGGTCGTCGAGCGTGACAGTCGCCATTATCTGCATGGGTGGGAGTGACACTGTATAACTCTTCCCCTCTCAGCCTAATCTATGATGTAGTATTTCGTCATTTGTTTCGTTTCGCCAGTTACGTGCGAGGTATTTCGCGCTGATTGAAACCGGGGGTACGCAGTGGTCCGGTCGAAATCGGGGCAGACACCAACTGACCGACAAGAGAGGAATAGACCATACAGGCTATCTATTGCTGTTTTGGATTCGAACGACCGGGAGAATCCGAAGATTTAAGGCGTGAACAAGTTATTCATCCTTTATTCCCCCATGTCAATGAATCGCAGAACAGCACTGAAGTACTTCGGCACTGGAGCGCTCGTCGCGTCGGCGGGTTGCGCCAGCGTTCAGGAGCAGAGCGGAACGACTAGTAGCGACGGCGGCAGTGCAGGCGACGAGACGAGCGGCGATTCCACCGGAACGACCGAATCGTCCGGTCCTGCCGGAGAGGCGAAAATCTGGTACTCGCTCCCCGAGAGCGAGGTCGACGCCCGGAAGAAGGCCGTCGAGAACTTCAACGGGTCGTCCAAACACACCATCAAGGGGTCGGACATCTCGGACATGCGCAAGAAGACGACGAGCGCAATCCCGGCCGGTCAGGGTCCCCAGACGTTCGAGTGGGCACACGACTGGGTCGGCGACTACTACCAGCGGGGCTTCGTCGTGGACCAGAGCGACAACCTCTCGGTCAGCCTCGACAAGTTCACCGAGGCCGCCGCCCAAGCGGTCCAGTTCGAAGGCAACGTCGTCGGACTCCCCCACGACGCCGAGACGGTGGCACTCGTCTA
The sequence above is a segment of the Halorussus halophilus genome. Coding sequences within it:
- a CDS encoding ArsR/SmtB family transcription factor; protein product: MSEDCTSADLLGLLDDECARTILTKTSREPMSAQTLDAECEASRPTIYRRLNDLLDCDLVEKRTEPAPDGNHYARYAATVERIEVFVEENGIEVELGDDEGHAADRFTDVWHGIRGEE
- a CDS encoding alpha-amylase family glycosyl hydrolase, which encodes MPTHHPGPPRFTHVGETVELAPRNPTTDATFRWSVGDRPTDSTASVGDGPVVQFAPDEPGVYRLELDAPDGTHSQTVRAFPDPRTTVRFELSDSELPIPQDEVEKISVAAPFNDYTLGRDRPARQDGGYVAEFDLPPGDHEAIFVVNDDFELSTTVDATVEGPGRPRVELDATVEGDEVVVTATEAAAPSGDAPNVEFYLDDRDDLSADAVSIEANKLRAPIDSLPSLARVHAVSFAERHSVGDTVLLETSGSDVAVTRPNDPPEWAEDATMYEIFVRSFAGETVETTFEEIERRVEYLESLGVDVVWLTPVLESPTKHGYHITDFFDTATDLGTREEFLSLVERCHDADIRVVFDLVINHTSRDHPAFQMHRAGVESYADHYEQKPAEKETSDVDWAGENAPGYYFNWTRIPNVNYDSLAVRQWMLNVVEEWASVVDGFRCDVAWGVPHGFWKEVRERVSDDEGDDFLLMDETIPRDPDFHENEFDVHYDTTLYGTLREIGQGERPADAVFDALEDAKRHGFPDSALHLRYVENHDEDRYVGECGEDALRAAAAATLTMPGVPMIYYGQERGMKEYRGTMRWHDGDADLTEFHRRLVHARNEHPALRAEGVEPVAYDADSDGVTAYAREDEDERLVVVLNFDAEPRAVDVDVADTTDLLTGEDVNDGEEVLVEDVVVLEG
- a CDS encoding DsbA family protein, producing MLSGTAAALAGLAGCSSLTGSPSQETTNSEAGPATTTVARTQASGTATTGGAGNAGDSLLYATDGTTNYGVQMQANPVMGAKDAPVDIYYWSDFQCPFCEKFEQNALPKLTENEVRSGEVRLVFLEFPNIGDASTTAARMSKCVWRQVRESNPAAYKRWHAAVFDAQKKPNSGWASKENLYAITRKVNGVKLDRLRKCLRENRQWASSEIDADVQTARKSGISATPGFVLYNPKSDKAGKIVGAQPYERFQSAIEKVRNA
- a CDS encoding TrmB family transcriptional regulator, with the translated sequence MSDSPLADELRQFGLSDKETDTYLTILEHGEAKASTIADDAGVSKRYVYSISEKLEERGFVSVNDHAVPTTIRANPPAEVIDTLSRNLEAMRPELESRYSQTAPQSEGFEIIKSYVTVEKRVRDLVSEADEEIIASIPHALLADVADELRAAIDRGVLVVLILPGSDPADHPDLDGLASVARMWREPMPTMVVADRVSSLLAPTEMSSRSGSGERAIAFTQEYLAPVIIGSFFGNYWPSAEEVYVTTPSDSLGSYTDFRHAVLQATLHLRSGTELRATVRGQKITPGEESGELDGRVVEVRQGLVRPINNSFPVENALVVETRSGTYTIGGQNAFVEDFEATEVVLELPE
- a CDS encoding ABC transporter ATP-binding protein; this encodes MATVTLDDLRKEFDNSRIVAVDDVSVEIDDGEFVTVVGPSGCGKSTTLRMLAGLETPTSGRVYIDGQDVTDVHARKRDVAMVFQNYALYPHKTVEQNMAFGLRMSTDLTKDERAEKVLDAAEMMGIEDLLDDKPDELSGGQKQRVALGRAIVREPDVFLFDEPLSNLDAKLRTTMRTEIQRIQNELGITAIYVTHDQEEAMTMGDRIVILNDGQLQQVGDPTDVYDEPVNEFVGGFVGSPSMNFIDAEVVELGSEVTLVNDDGFEYSLTGALGDDLRQAEPDRVRFGIRPEDVTVAQNGDLRANVEVVEPIGSDNYLYLDLGPDFVARVDSDTEPAPGDSVVVDFAESDVHLFDAETGDSLSEREKQAAALN
- a CDS encoding cryptochrome/photolyase family protein, which translates into the protein MHLHWHRRDLRVADNRALAAGDDQILPVFVFDPEILRHGSPSRVAFMLDALEALRESYRELGGDLVVAHGDPREELPRLADKYDADAIYWNRDYSGIARQRDSEVRLSLDEAAVSRAAYHDELLHEPGTIRTNEGEHYSVYTYFWKKWRDRGKDDALDVPDAGRIAEVSGAVGKLPTLSELGFEEPDADVPPAGTDEARELLAEFCDDAVFRYEEDRDYPTRNATSRLSAHLKWGTIGIREVWEATESAMSKADGDPDDEESEAASVREFQSQLAWREFYAHVLSARPDVVSNNYKGYENPIEWRDDSEALQAWKDGETGYPIVDAGMRQLRQEAYMHNRLRMIVASFLTKDLMLDWRAGYDWFREKLADHDTGNDNGGWQWAASTGTDAQPYFRIFNPTTQGERYDEDAEYIRKFVPELESVPADEIHEWTELSDDRREELAPEYSAPIVDHSERREQAIEMFKKARGEED
- a CDS encoding glycoside hydrolase family 15 protein, whose amino-acid sequence is MTLRDALDDYKLDDAESPIFPGERRSTSGCFSGRDGRLVHVARDGSLRDYGYPLTGLNGLVRSRFGVRLGDDVTWFDDCPTRSQRYHDDTALVVTEHTVPTDCADTLATGDQRVVTQYDLTVGDGHVTHFEVGDDAELVAFLGFAPEARETRIGQLSHEGAVELFHADEHDFVGSDADGAEFCGEVPASFEELLSEEPVEFPRNATGGRYEESQLSGNLVCNLPAADGTTTLVTLLTDRDDRSRSEALTRVAELTETHSTVSDLERTAEAQTPDVIDASVPYEAAATADLRVLDLLSAETGLRMAAPDFDPFYAYSGGYGYTWFRDDAEISAFCFEADQRFDLELDDRHAKVAKMYCEIQRSDGTWPHRVWPRDGTLAPGWANGRLEAGDDLDYQADQTASVVTFLGTYFPAVEDENLGSRIRRALDRAMDGLDDTLADDGRPIACQNAWEDMNGRFTHTAATFLEAYATLAQHGPSAAVRERAGERAERVYDALDDLWVPERGIYALRETDGELDDRCDSATFALASAHRAYAEYGELDDQRVERLCSHVRTVANALDRNVGTVRGLVRYEGDDWRQNGQDGEKIWTVSTAWGANAAANVAVILADRDDDAAEFETLARDLLSLVLPGGDLCESSSYLPEQFFDDGTPDSATPLGWPHALRLATVALLEEYEMLQTPVTEKQ
- a CDS encoding DUF7521 family protein, which produces MEGMLFVGKLLTMGLGLLIALRGFQGYRRNESEPMLFVGVGFVFLTFGGIMGCSFIRASGMAPGTLGVVQTGLVATGMGFVLYSLYG